In the genome of Poecilia reticulata strain Guanapo linkage group LG16, Guppy_female_1.0+MT, whole genome shotgun sequence, one region contains:
- the LOC103477524 gene encoding CD82 antigen isoform X2 — MKLDVKMEMLKFCFTVLNSVFLVLGLSVMGCGIWILFDTGSFLNVLSSEELQVVAVGLFIIGGVVALVSLTGCTGAALEKRFLLLVYFCFLIALVLGQLFVTILLLLKRDEIDSTLTQTVNNIIGQYGNSSSRADIIMDNVQHYTKCCGINGPDDWLKNAFIQTLNLTSGNLLPCSCFLSFQPSINSPWCLETNNTNVTVSGTGHGIFNESCRKKMNQWLKDNFITIVAMAAILILIQIFGLFFAGSLFRMFGEKGALKKNKRLVGEDGADSDSEPDPDGGEQNCAFMDPDEGAPEPNYMTAGDANNMADQYNQNQEYQEPFHYNQNQNQNQVYMPAGGSNMIYDQYNQNQGFQDQNLGFQEPLHFNQNQSYHGYQEASQHY, encoded by the exons ATGAAGCTGGACGTGAAAATGGAGATGCTGAAGTTCTGCTTCACCGTCTTAAACTCCGTCTTCCTG GTTCTGGGTCTGAGCGTTATGGGCTGTGGAATCTGGATCCTCTTCGACACCGGAAGCTTCCTGAATGTCCTCTCCTCTg aggagctgcaggtggTGGCAGTGGGCCTGTTTATAATCGGTGGAGTGGTGGCACTGGTCAGCCTGACTGGGTGTACTGGAGCGGCCCTGGAGAAACGgttcctgctgctggtg TACTTCTGCTTCCTCATCGCGCTGGTCCTGGGTCAGCTGTTCGTCACCATCCTGCTGCTCCTGAAAAGAGACGAG ATCGATAGTACTCTGACTCAAACCGTGAACAACATCATAGGTCAGTACGGAAATAGCAGCAGCAGGGCTGACATAATCATGGATAACGTCCAGCATTAT ACCAAATGCTGCGGAATAAATGGACCGGACGACTGGCTGAAGAACGCCTTCATTCAAACTCTGAACCTGACGAGTGGGAACCTGCTGCCGTGTTCCTGTTTCCTGTCCTTTCAGCCTAGCATAAACTCGCCCTGGTGCTTGGAAACCAATAACACCAATGTAACGGTGTCTGGAACAGGACATGGGATTTTTAATGAG AGCTGCCGTAAGAAGATGAACCAATGGCTGAAGGACAACTTCATAACCATCGTTGCCATGGCTGCAATCCTCATTTTAATCCAG ATCTTTGGCCTTTTCTTCGCTGGGTCTCTGTTCCgcatgtttggagaaaaaggcgctttaaagaaaaacaagcggCTCGTTGGTGAAGATGGCGCCGACTCGGACTCCGAGCCCGACCCGGACGGCGGAGAGCAGAACTGCGCCTTCATGGACCCGGATGAAGGCGCTCCAGAACCAAACTACATGACCGCTGGAGACGCCAACAACATGGCTGACCAGtacaaccagaaccaggagtaccaggagccatttcattacaaccagaaccagaaccag aaccaggtgtACATGCCTGCTGGAGGTAGCAACATGATTTATGACCAGTACAACCAGAACCAGGGCTtccaggaccagaacctggGCTTCCAGGAGCCACTTCAtttcaaccagaaccagagttaCCATGGCTACCAGGAGGCTAGTCAGCATTATTAA
- the LOC103477524 gene encoding CD82 antigen isoform X1: MKLDVKMEMLKFCFTVLNSVFLVLGLSVMGCGIWILFDTGSFLNVLSSEELQVVAVGLFIIGGVVALVSLTGCTGAALEKRFLLLVYFCFLIALVLGQLFVTILLLLKRDEIDSTLTQTVNNIIGQYGNSSSRADIIMDNVQHYTKCCGINGPDDWLKNAFIQTLNLTSGNLLPCSCFLSFQPSINSPWCLETNNTNVTVSGTGHGIFNESCRKKMNQWLKDNFITIVAMAAILILIQIFGLFFAGSLFRMFGEKGALKKNKRLVGEDGADSDSEPDPDGGEQNCAFMDPDEGAPEPNYMTAGDANNMADQYNQNQEYQEPFHYNQNQNQEPFHYNQNQNQVYMPAGGSNMIYDQYNQNQGFQDQNLGFQEPLHFNQNQSYHGYQEASQHY, from the exons ATGAAGCTGGACGTGAAAATGGAGATGCTGAAGTTCTGCTTCACCGTCTTAAACTCCGTCTTCCTG GTTCTGGGTCTGAGCGTTATGGGCTGTGGAATCTGGATCCTCTTCGACACCGGAAGCTTCCTGAATGTCCTCTCCTCTg aggagctgcaggtggTGGCAGTGGGCCTGTTTATAATCGGTGGAGTGGTGGCACTGGTCAGCCTGACTGGGTGTACTGGAGCGGCCCTGGAGAAACGgttcctgctgctggtg TACTTCTGCTTCCTCATCGCGCTGGTCCTGGGTCAGCTGTTCGTCACCATCCTGCTGCTCCTGAAAAGAGACGAG ATCGATAGTACTCTGACTCAAACCGTGAACAACATCATAGGTCAGTACGGAAATAGCAGCAGCAGGGCTGACATAATCATGGATAACGTCCAGCATTAT ACCAAATGCTGCGGAATAAATGGACCGGACGACTGGCTGAAGAACGCCTTCATTCAAACTCTGAACCTGACGAGTGGGAACCTGCTGCCGTGTTCCTGTTTCCTGTCCTTTCAGCCTAGCATAAACTCGCCCTGGTGCTTGGAAACCAATAACACCAATGTAACGGTGTCTGGAACAGGACATGGGATTTTTAATGAG AGCTGCCGTAAGAAGATGAACCAATGGCTGAAGGACAACTTCATAACCATCGTTGCCATGGCTGCAATCCTCATTTTAATCCAG ATCTTTGGCCTTTTCTTCGCTGGGTCTCTGTTCCgcatgtttggagaaaaaggcgctttaaagaaaaacaagcggCTCGTTGGTGAAGATGGCGCCGACTCGGACTCCGAGCCCGACCCGGACGGCGGAGAGCAGAACTGCGCCTTCATGGACCCGGATGAAGGCGCTCCAGAACCAAACTACATGACCGCTGGAGACGCCAACAACATGGCTGACCAGtacaaccagaaccaggagtaccaggagccatttcattacaaccagaaccagaaccag gagccatttcattacaaccagaaccagaaccaggtgtACATGCCTGCTGGAGGTAGCAACATGATTTATGACCAGTACAACCAGAACCAGGGCTtccaggaccagaacctggGCTTCCAGGAGCCACTTCAtttcaaccagaaccagagttaCCATGGCTACCAGGAGGCTAGTCAGCATTATTAA